In Streptomyces sp. NBC_00569, a single genomic region encodes these proteins:
- a CDS encoding DUF899 family protein: protein MSTETSAPAPKAVDRAAYQAELDALRIREKAYTREGDAIAAARRRLPMVEVDAGTPLTGPSGRVTLLDAFEGRTQLIAYFQMWHADHPAAEQCEGCTFFNSQVRELSYLHSRDVTYATLCQGPYEESVRYRDFMGWDVPWYSARESIDTLMAGRGPFMLACYLRQGDRVFETYWTTGRGVEAMDQTYGLLDRTAYGRQEPWEDSPAGWPQISGNYMRTDGRPTAQWPRLRAGRSDDLEAAGQHG, encoded by the coding sequence ATGAGCACCGAAACGAGCGCTCCGGCACCCAAGGCCGTCGACCGAGCCGCCTACCAGGCAGAACTGGACGCGCTGCGGATCCGGGAGAAGGCGTACACCCGTGAAGGTGACGCGATCGCGGCGGCCCGCCGCAGGCTGCCCATGGTGGAGGTGGACGCCGGTACCCCGCTGACCGGCCCGTCCGGCCGGGTCACGCTGCTGGACGCCTTCGAGGGCCGCACGCAGCTCATCGCGTACTTCCAGATGTGGCACGCCGACCACCCCGCCGCCGAGCAGTGCGAGGGCTGCACGTTCTTCAACAGTCAGGTCCGCGAGCTGTCCTACCTGCACTCCCGTGACGTCACCTACGCGACGCTGTGCCAGGGCCCGTACGAGGAGAGCGTCCGCTACCGCGACTTCATGGGCTGGGACGTGCCCTGGTACTCGGCCCGGGAGTCGATCGACACACTGATGGCGGGGCGAGGCCCGTTCATGCTGGCGTGCTATCTGCGCCAGGGAGACCGGGTGTTCGAGACGTACTGGACCACCGGCCGTGGCGTCGAGGCGATGGACCAGACGTACGGTCTGCTGGACCGGACGGCGTACGGGCGGCAGGAGCCGTGGGAGGACTCGCCCGCCGGCTGGCCGCAGATCAGTGGCAACTACATGCGCACCGACGGACGCCCCACCGCCCAGTGGCCCCGCCTGCGGGCCGGACGCTCCGACGACCTCGAGGCTGCCGGGCAACACGGCTAG
- a CDS encoding helix-turn-helix domain-containing protein translates to MPQLTAAGIEAFDESVYRAILVRHTASPADLAGDLSCSTERVARALDRLRENGLVGRLAGTRRRYAAIEPGAALESLVRSRTADLDGVRAAAGELSRLFAAARQGGSEQVEVITGGEALGRWFVQLQQEARDEVITLDRPPYALTTSNPVEATALTRGVRYRAVYAPEALEWPGVLGDIRELVAHGEQARVLPGLRIKLAISDRRLALMPLTLDFTTEVRAAVIRPSALLDGLIDYWQLCWRTATPLGAPTEEDPLGEEDRQMLTLLVGGLKDEAIARQLGWSVRTMRRRISRLHEELGAANRFQAGVIAARRGWI, encoded by the coding sequence ATGCCTCAGCTGACCGCCGCAGGAATCGAAGCCTTCGACGAGAGCGTCTACCGCGCGATCCTCGTCCGGCACACCGCCTCGCCCGCCGACCTCGCGGGCGACCTGTCCTGCTCCACCGAGCGGGTCGCCCGCGCCCTCGACCGGCTGCGCGAGAACGGCCTGGTAGGACGGCTCGCCGGAACCCGCCGCCGGTACGCGGCCATTGAGCCGGGCGCGGCTCTGGAGTCGCTGGTCCGCTCCCGGACCGCGGATCTCGACGGCGTGCGGGCGGCGGCCGGCGAGCTGTCACGGCTGTTCGCCGCGGCCCGGCAGGGCGGCTCCGAACAGGTCGAAGTCATCACCGGTGGCGAGGCGTTGGGCCGCTGGTTCGTACAGCTCCAGCAGGAAGCGCGCGACGAGGTCATCACCCTGGACCGCCCCCCGTACGCGCTGACCACCTCCAACCCGGTCGAAGCGACCGCCCTCACCCGGGGTGTCCGCTACCGCGCCGTCTACGCCCCCGAGGCGCTGGAGTGGCCCGGAGTCCTGGGCGACATCCGCGAGCTGGTGGCGCACGGCGAGCAGGCCCGCGTACTGCCGGGCCTGCGCATCAAACTGGCCATCTCCGACCGCCGCCTCGCCCTGATGCCCCTCACTCTCGACTTCACCACGGAGGTACGCGCCGCCGTCATCCGCCCGTCGGCCCTGCTCGACGGCCTCATCGACTACTGGCAACTGTGCTGGCGCACCGCGACCCCGCTGGGTGCCCCCACCGAGGAGGACCCCCTCGGCGAGGAGGACCGGCAGATGCTGACCCTCCTCGTCGGCGGTCTCAAGGACGAGGCCATAGCCCGCCAGTTGGGCTGGTCGGTACGGACGATGCGGCGCCGGATCAGCCGCCTTCACGAGGAGCTGGGCGCCGCGAACCGCTTCCAGGCGGGGGTCATCGCGGCGCGGCGGGGATGGATCTGA
- a CDS encoding RNA polymerase sigma factor, protein MTAPDDRVRTAVDTAFRDEWGQVVATLIGATGDWDLAEDCAQDAFAAALTTWTRDGVPRRPGAWLTTTARNRATDRLRRDAVGAAKLRGLAAITRGPDEPPVEDIPDERLRLIFTCCHPALPFPARVALTLRTLAGLSTAEIARAFLTAEPTMAQRLVRAKRKIAEAGIPYRVPPADLLPQRLGAVLAVLYLIFNEGYDDEGEAARRALTAEAIRLARVLVRLMPGEPEPRGLLALMLLHEARRMTRTSDGVLVTLEKQDRSGWDQGLIAEGVEILDLALAGRRTGPYQVQAAIAACHATAPDAASTDWPQIAVLYAELARLAPSPVVELNRAVAVAMAEGIPAGLALVDEVAASGRLDGYHLLPATRADLLRRSGRTAEARQAYEEALNLAPTEAERRYLSSRISELTSGDGEL, encoded by the coding sequence ATGACCGCGCCGGACGACCGGGTCCGCACGGCCGTCGACACCGCGTTCCGGGACGAGTGGGGTCAGGTGGTCGCGACCCTGATCGGGGCGACGGGCGACTGGGACCTGGCGGAGGACTGCGCGCAGGACGCGTTCGCCGCCGCGCTGACCACCTGGACGCGTGACGGCGTGCCGCGCCGTCCGGGCGCATGGCTCACCACCACCGCCCGCAACCGCGCGACCGACCGGCTGCGGCGCGACGCCGTCGGCGCGGCCAAGCTGCGCGGGCTCGCCGCGATCACCCGGGGCCCGGACGAACCACCGGTGGAGGACATCCCGGACGAGCGACTGCGACTGATCTTCACCTGCTGCCATCCGGCGCTGCCCTTCCCGGCCCGGGTCGCGCTCACCTTGCGTACGCTGGCCGGGCTGAGCACCGCCGAGATCGCCCGGGCCTTCCTGACGGCCGAGCCGACGATGGCGCAGCGCCTGGTCCGCGCCAAGCGCAAGATCGCCGAGGCCGGCATCCCGTACCGCGTGCCACCCGCCGACCTGCTCCCGCAGCGACTCGGCGCCGTCCTCGCGGTGCTGTACCTGATCTTCAACGAGGGGTACGACGACGAGGGCGAGGCCGCCCGCCGGGCGCTGACCGCCGAAGCGATCCGGCTGGCCCGGGTCCTGGTCCGGCTGATGCCCGGTGAACCCGAGCCGCGCGGGCTGCTCGCCCTGATGCTGCTGCACGAGGCGCGCCGCATGACCCGTACGTCCGACGGCGTGCTCGTCACGCTGGAGAAGCAGGACCGGAGCGGGTGGGACCAGGGGTTGATCGCCGAGGGCGTGGAGATCCTCGACCTGGCGCTGGCCGGAAGGCGTACCGGGCCCTACCAGGTCCAGGCCGCGATCGCCGCCTGCCATGCCACCGCGCCCGACGCGGCGAGCACGGACTGGCCGCAGATCGCGGTGCTGTACGCGGAGCTGGCCCGGTTGGCCCCGTCCCCGGTCGTCGAATTGAACCGGGCGGTGGCGGTCGCGATGGCGGAGGGCATCCCGGCCGGTCTGGCACTGGTCGACGAGGTGGCGGCATCCGGGCGCCTCGACGGCTACCACCTGCTGCCCGCGACCCGGGCCGACCTGCTCCGCCGCTCCGGCCGGACGGCCGAGGCCAGGCAGGCGTACGAGGAAGCCCTGAATCTGGCGCCGACCGAGGCCGAGCGGCGCTACCTTTCCAGCCGGATCAGCGAGCTGACCAGCGGAGACGGTGAGCTCTGA